One window from the genome of Hydra vulgaris chromosome 02, alternate assembly HydraT2T_AEP encodes:
- the LOC136076051 gene encoding piggyBac transposable element-derived protein 4-like, translated as MISKYYSNLFSHWNNKNRIHDYRRQKQWFFAISSFSKVISRDRFRQIHRYLHFCNDTAAIPRGNKGCDKLFKVHMLLDDLCLKFRNLYKPKRDICIDESMIHFKERISFRQFIPSKRTKFGIKAWVMAESATGYISEFLIYTGKDIDGLQHRNLAGTVVRQLTEHILKQGYHLYLDNYYTKVGLLEHLYGNKLYATGTARVDRSQFHKEIITKTK; from the coding sequence ATGATATCAAAGTATTATAGCAATCTGTTTAGCCATTGGAATAATAAAAATCGTATCCATGATTATAGGAGACaaaaacaatggttttttgcTATTTCATCTTTTAGTAAAGTAATATCTCGCGATCGATTTAGACAAATTCACCGTTACCTTCATTTTTGCAATGACACAGCTGCAATACCAAGGGGTAATAAAGGTTGCGACAAACTTTTCAAGGTACATATGTTGTTAGATGACCTTTGTCTTAAATTTAGAAATCTTTATAAACCAAAAAGAGACATTTGTATTGATGAGAGTATGATACATTTTAAGGAAAGAATCTCTTTCCGACAATTTATTCCAAGCAAACGTACTAAATTTGGAATAAAAGCTTGGGTAATGGCAGAGTCAGCTACCGGGTACATATCAGAATTCTTGATTTACACTGGAAAAGATATTGATGGACTACAGCACCGTAATCTTGCAGGAACTGTTGTCCGTCAACTAACcgaacatattttaaaacaagggTACCATCTATATTTAGATAATTATTACACTAAAGTTGGTTTGCTTGAGCATCTTTACGGTAATAAGCTTTATGCAACAGGTACTGCACGAGTTGATCGCAGTCAATTTCACAAGGAGATTATAACGAAAACAAAATGA